From one Microlunatus sp. Gsoil 973 genomic stretch:
- a CDS encoding acyl-CoA carboxylase subunit beta, with amino-acid sequence MTRDHAAEVSAARDATLTPPERTSAKLKSQNKLFVRDRIRLLFDDGTFVEDGQLANARAGGLPADGVVTGRGLVDGRPALVVANDPGVKAGSWGARTVEKIIRVTEIALSDELPIFWFVDSAGARITDQVDLFPGRRGAGRIFRNQVALSGKVPQICCLFGPSAAGGAYIPSFCDVVIMVEGNASMYLGSPRMAEMVVGEKVTLEEMGGARMHASVSGCGDQLAVDDEDAIEQAKELFGYLPGNWRLPAPSRPAAGPVRDFTDDLVPADEAHGYDIRTVIEAIIDEDSFLEVKPLFAPELVTGFACLEGNPMGIVANQPAVKGGVLFVDSADKAARFIWLCDAFNLPLLYLADVPGFMIGSEVERMGIIRHGAKMITAVAEATVPTVSLIVRKAYGAGLYAMAARDSSPMLAWPCRQPRSR; translated from the coding sequence ATGACTCGTGATCATGCCGCCGAGGTGTCCGCCGCCCGGGACGCGACACTCACCCCGCCGGAGAGGACGTCGGCGAAGCTGAAGAGCCAGAACAAGCTCTTCGTCCGGGACCGGATCAGGCTGCTGTTCGACGACGGCACGTTCGTCGAGGACGGGCAGCTGGCCAATGCCCGGGCCGGCGGGCTGCCGGCCGACGGTGTGGTCACCGGCCGGGGCCTGGTGGACGGCCGGCCGGCACTGGTGGTCGCCAACGATCCCGGGGTGAAGGCCGGCTCCTGGGGTGCGCGGACGGTGGAGAAGATCATTCGGGTCACCGAGATCGCACTGTCCGACGAGCTGCCGATCTTCTGGTTCGTCGACTCCGCGGGTGCCAGGATCACCGATCAGGTCGATCTCTTCCCCGGCCGACGTGGCGCCGGCCGCATCTTCCGCAACCAGGTCGCCCTGTCCGGCAAGGTACCGCAGATCTGTTGCCTGTTCGGGCCGAGTGCGGCCGGCGGCGCATACATCCCGTCGTTCTGCGATGTGGTGATCATGGTTGAGGGCAACGCGTCGATGTACCTCGGGTCGCCGCGGATGGCCGAGATGGTGGTCGGCGAGAAGGTCACGCTGGAGGAGATGGGCGGAGCCCGGATGCACGCCTCGGTCTCCGGTTGCGGTGATCAACTCGCCGTCGACGACGAGGACGCCATCGAGCAGGCGAAGGAGCTCTTCGGCTACCTTCCCGGCAACTGGCGGCTGCCCGCACCGTCCCGCCCTGCCGCCGGGCCGGTCCGGGATTTCACCGACGACCTGGTGCCCGCGGACGAGGCCCACGGCTACGACATCCGCACGGTGATCGAGGCGATCATCGACGAGGACTCCTTCCTTGAGGTCAAACCGCTGTTCGCACCGGAGCTGGTCACCGGATTCGCCTGCCTGGAAGGCAATCCGATGGGGATCGTCGCCAACCAGCCGGCAGTCAAGGGCGGCGTGCTGTTCGTCGACTCGGCGGACAAGGCGGCCCGGTTCATCTGGCTCTGTGACGCATTCAACCTGCCGCTGCTCTATCTCGCCGACGTCCCGGGTTTCATGATCGGCAGCGAGGTCGAACGGATGGGCATCATCCGGCACGGCGCGAAGATGATCACAGCCGTCGCCGAGGCAACCGTGCCGACCGTCTCGCTGATCGTACGCAAGGCCTACGGTGCCGGTCTGTATGCGATGGCCGCCCGGGATTCCAGCCCGATGCTTGCCTGGCCCTGCCGACAGCCAAGATCGCGGTGA